A genomic window from Fibrobacterota bacterium includes:
- a CDS encoding prepilin-type N-terminal cleavage/methylation domain-containing protein has product MKSLKKGFTLVELMVVIVIIGILAALAIPRFLNSSAKAKAAEFKPVLKQMTTLEEAYRQERDVYSAVAADIGFDPPSGGTARFNYTIPAAAANTYTVQATLLVPLTDAVVAGQTATWAHDATAAIGAQDTKAGTAALVALANWQ; this is encoded by the coding sequence ATGAAGTCGCTGAAGAAGGGGTTCACCCTCGTCGAATTGATGGTTGTGATCGTGATTATCGGCATCTTGGCCGCGTTGGCCATCCCCCGTTTCCTGAATTCGTCTGCGAAGGCCAAGGCCGCTGAATTCAAGCCGGTCCTCAAGCAGATGACCACGCTCGAAGAAGCCTATCGCCAGGAACGTGATGTTTACTCCGCCGTCGCGGCCGACATCGGCTTTGATCCCCCGAGCGGTGGTACGGCTCGTTTCAACTACACCATTCCTGCCGCTGCAGCGAATACTTACACCGTCCAGGCAACGTTGCTGGTGCCTCTGACCGACGCTGTTGTCGCCGGCCAGACTGCTACTTGGGCCCACGACGCAACCGCAGCCATTGGTGCACAAGACACCAAGGCGGGCACTGCGGCTCTCGTGGCTCTTGCCAACTGGCAGTAA
- a CDS encoding heavy metal-responsive transcriptional regulator encodes MDPTKWLKIGEVAKRTGLSHDALRFYEERGLLPEAERTEGKFRLFPPETIERLGFVQRAKNLGFSLDEITQLLNLRQSPATDSHQVLELVEQHIREVDHRIAELANLRQALVQLADTCDGSHPTSDCPILQFFAQSEKKECCHGTH; translated from the coding sequence ATGGATCCAACGAAGTGGCTGAAGATCGGGGAGGTGGCGAAGCGAACAGGCTTGAGCCATGATGCCCTCCGGTTCTATGAGGAGCGAGGCCTACTTCCCGAGGCGGAGCGGACCGAGGGAAAATTCCGGCTGTTTCCGCCGGAGACGATCGAGCGGTTGGGGTTTGTCCAGCGGGCCAAGAATTTGGGCTTTTCGCTGGATGAGATCACCCAGCTCCTGAATTTGCGGCAAAGTCCGGCCACCGACAGCCACCAGGTCTTGGAGTTGGTGGAACAACACATCCGCGAGGTGGATCACCGCATCGCCGAACTGGCCAATTTGCGCCAGGCTCTGGTGCAGTTGGCCGACACCTGCGATGGGTCGCACCCGACCTCCGATTGCCCGATTCTGCAATTCTTTGCCCAAAGCGAGAAGAAGGAGTGCTGCCATGGAACTCATTGA
- the ribF gene encoding riboflavin biosynthesis protein RibF gives MPIHQRTMPPVDIDQLHKHAPPGGCVVTVGNFDGVHRGHQRLLDAARSRARALDVPLVGISFEPHTRHFLDPRGGPELLSTWVERQILMREHGVDLPLTLRFEDDVRRLSAEAFLDLLVDDLGAVELVLGFDHRFGRGGAGTAEAITPHCQQRGLALSVVGALEREGLPVSSTSIRKAMLEWGGFESAVDALGHPWSLWGEVVRGDGRGRTIGFPTANLEPINPRKLLPASGVYAGHLIWNDQKHPAVANIGTAPTFQRGIRVVEVHSLDGIGPEYGQICRLDLYFQLRQECRFESLDALRAQIGHDAETARIKVATLQ, from the coding sequence ATGCCCATCCACCAGAGAACCATGCCGCCTGTCGACATCGACCAGCTCCACAAACACGCCCCACCCGGAGGATGCGTGGTCACCGTGGGCAATTTCGATGGTGTCCATCGCGGTCATCAACGTCTTTTGGATGCCGCTCGTTCTCGCGCTCGCGCCTTGGATGTGCCGTTGGTGGGAATTTCCTTCGAGCCGCACACCCGCCATTTCCTCGATCCGCGCGGCGGGCCGGAGCTGTTGTCCACCTGGGTGGAACGTCAGATCCTGATGCGCGAGCACGGGGTGGATCTGCCGTTGACGCTGCGGTTCGAAGATGATGTGCGGCGCCTGTCTGCAGAAGCCTTTTTGGATCTGCTTGTGGATGACCTCGGTGCCGTGGAGCTTGTGCTGGGATTCGACCATCGCTTTGGCCGTGGGGGAGCGGGAACCGCCGAGGCGATCACTCCGCACTGCCAACAGCGTGGATTGGCGCTTTCCGTGGTGGGTGCTTTGGAACGGGAAGGCCTGCCGGTATCCAGCACCAGCATCCGCAAGGCCATGTTGGAGTGGGGAGGTTTCGAATCTGCCGTGGATGCACTCGGGCATCCATGGAGTCTGTGGGGAGAGGTGGTGCGCGGAGATGGCCGAGGGCGCACCATTGGCTTTCCCACGGCCAACCTCGAGCCGATCAATCCTCGGAAGCTCCTCCCGGCATCCGGAGTGTATGCCGGCCATTTGATTTGGAACGACCAAAAGCACCCTGCTGTGGCCAATATCGGGACCGCGCCGACCTTCCAGAGGGGGATTCGCGTGGTGGAAGTTCATTCTCTCGACGGAATTGGACCAGAATATGGCCAGATTTGCCGCCTCGATTTATACTTCCAGCTTCGTCAAGAATGCCGGTTCGAGTCACTCGACGCGCTGCGTGCCCAGATTGGGCATGATGCGGAAACAGCGCGAATCAAGGTCGCCACACTCCAGTGA
- a CDS encoding radical SAM protein — MRPEFAYLRHRLFPDAKRWDPLLAIYYLTWGCDFSCPYCSDGQGNPYPEHKAEHLPAARVVELLKIIRRNCHNLEFTGGEPLLHPEVGRVLESLPSFGFQETILTTNGWHLEKHLELAGRTLSKLVVSLDTLDADLAERWYGKGPATLERIVSAIRAASRLPKTELVVSAVATKENCRGLFDVARFAWDLGATFACYPELRGTTAPVGLRESDGYVELYEFLIRHKRQGRKVFATSKALEWMRDLADFPCHPSTLVAIAPDGSVMWPCLEIGKIAGNLFEEPDLNQLYSKAMATLGAPPRCGNQCHSACSLGFSSILEHPSTLLREVACGVRGAFRGTPA, encoded by the coding sequence ATGCGCCCCGAATTCGCCTACTTGCGACACCGCCTTTTCCCGGATGCCAAGCGCTGGGATCCGCTGCTGGCCATCTACTACCTCACCTGGGGCTGCGACTTTTCCTGCCCCTACTGTTCGGACGGCCAGGGAAACCCCTACCCCGAGCACAAGGCGGAGCATCTTCCGGCCGCACGGGTGGTGGAGCTTTTGAAGATCATCCGCAGAAATTGTCACAACCTGGAATTCACCGGCGGCGAACCGTTGCTGCATCCGGAAGTCGGCCGGGTGCTGGAATCACTCCCCTCGTTTGGATTCCAGGAAACCATCCTCACCACCAACGGCTGGCACCTGGAAAAGCACCTGGAGCTGGCAGGGCGCACCCTGTCCAAGCTGGTGGTCAGTCTGGACACGCTGGATGCGGATCTCGCAGAGAGATGGTACGGCAAGGGACCCGCAACGCTCGAGCGGATCGTTTCGGCGATCCGCGCCGCCTCGCGCCTTCCAAAGACGGAACTTGTCGTTTCCGCCGTTGCGACCAAGGAAAATTGCCGAGGACTTTTCGATGTGGCCCGCTTCGCCTGGGATCTGGGCGCGACCTTCGCTTGCTATCCCGAGCTTCGCGGCACCACTGCGCCTGTCGGTTTGCGCGAATCGGACGGCTACGTGGAGCTCTACGAGTTTCTGATCCGCCACAAGCGCCAGGGGCGCAAGGTGTTCGCGACCTCCAAAGCCTTGGAATGGATGCGCGACCTGGCCGACTTCCCCTGCCATCCCTCCACGCTGGTGGCCATCGCACCGGATGGATCGGTGATGTGGCCCTGCCTGGAGATCGGGAAGATCGCTGGCAACCTTTTCGAGGAGCCCGACCTGAACCAACTGTATTCCAAGGCGATGGCCACCCTCGGTGCGCCCCCCCGATGCGGCAACCAATGCCACAGCGCCTGCAGCCTGGGATTTTCCTCCATCCTGGAACACCCATCCACCCTGCTTCGCGAGGTCGCCTGCGGCGTGCGCGGGGCCTTCCGAGGAACTCCGGCATGA
- a CDS encoding radical SAM protein has product MKISPKHLRYSWNFARKGMAHMNLQLLYSCNFRCKICDFWHPEWQAKPKLSLAQVDTIMDKLKGRPPLLISIGGGEPLLHPELVPIARSLCKDHFAVMICNGWFMTREKARELWEAGLYEVSISVDYLSAERHDTHRNMPGAHARAIEALKMLIQERVHPHQRVHMITVVMDDNLEDIEPLCELAESIGVTYLVTFHSTSRGRKEKRAAPAVVGRKLVEIKNRHPHSFVALEGYLESYANADEDGDIKPCRAGKNLFNIDCTGAVSTCIDRLDDPVGNILEDDVDSLFQKLSDQQKASTCGACWTSCRGPVETMMYGKQRWRNFWDMDNMLKDIPLARS; this is encoded by the coding sequence ATGAAGATCTCCCCCAAGCACCTTCGCTACTCCTGGAATTTCGCCCGCAAGGGCATGGCGCACATGAACCTCCAGCTCCTGTACAGCTGCAATTTCCGCTGCAAGATCTGCGACTTCTGGCATCCCGAGTGGCAGGCCAAGCCCAAGCTGAGCCTGGCCCAGGTGGACACCATCATGGACAAGCTCAAAGGCCGCCCTCCGCTTCTGATCTCGATCGGCGGCGGAGAGCCGCTTTTGCACCCCGAGCTCGTGCCCATCGCCCGCAGCCTGTGCAAGGACCACTTCGCCGTCATGATCTGCAACGGCTGGTTCATGACCCGCGAAAAGGCCAGGGAATTGTGGGAAGCGGGCCTGTACGAAGTGTCGATTTCCGTCGATTACCTGTCTGCCGAACGCCACGACACCCACCGCAACATGCCCGGCGCGCATGCCAGGGCGATCGAAGCCTTGAAGATGCTGATCCAGGAGCGCGTCCATCCGCACCAGCGCGTGCACATGATCACCGTGGTGATGGACGACAATCTGGAAGACATCGAGCCCTTGTGCGAGCTGGCCGAATCCATCGGCGTCACCTACCTGGTCACCTTCCACAGCACCTCGCGCGGCCGCAAGGAAAAGCGCGCGGCGCCGGCGGTGGTGGGGCGCAAACTGGTGGAGATCAAGAATCGGCACCCGCATTCGTTCGTGGCCCTGGAAGGGTATCTGGAGTCCTACGCCAACGCGGACGAAGACGGGGACATCAAGCCGTGCCGCGCGGGCAAGAACCTCTTCAACATCGATTGCACGGGAGCGGTTTCCACCTGCATCGACCGGCTGGACGATCCCGTGGGCAACATCCTGGAAGACGACGTGGACTCGTTGTTTCAGAAATTGTCCGACCAGCAGAAGGCATCCACCTGCGGAGCCTGCTGGACGAGCTGCCGCGGTCCGGTGGAAACCATGATGTACGGAAAACAGCGCTGGCGCAACTTCTGGGACATGGACAACATGCTGAAGGACATTCCCCTGGCGCGTTCCTGA
- a CDS encoding ABC transporter ATP-binding protein encodes MLRMDSVRAGYGPNDVLHKTSIHVDSGEIVALLGGNGAGKTTTLGVLAGMIPPRAGSIRWMSADITALSTADRLREGLVLCPEGRRIFSRLTVEENLVAGTWIRDPKTTPKKLREAYDRFPILGERRRQLGGTLSGGEQQMLAIARALMSEPKLLMLDEPSLGLAPLIVERIFSILVEINASGVPVLLVEQNANQALKIAHRAYVLSTGTLVREGTGQELLASDEIRRAYLGGD; translated from the coding sequence ATGTTGCGAATGGATTCCGTCCGCGCCGGATACGGTCCCAACGACGTGTTGCACAAAACCAGCATCCACGTGGACTCGGGGGAGATCGTGGCGTTGCTGGGTGGAAACGGCGCGGGCAAGACCACCACGCTGGGGGTTTTGGCCGGGATGATCCCGCCACGGGCCGGGTCCATCCGGTGGATGAGTGCGGACATCACGGCGCTTTCCACCGCCGATCGCCTCCGCGAAGGATTGGTGCTCTGCCCGGAAGGCCGGCGGATCTTCTCCCGCTTGACCGTGGAGGAAAACCTTGTCGCCGGAACCTGGATCCGCGACCCCAAGACCACTCCCAAGAAGCTTCGCGAGGCATACGACCGCTTCCCCATCCTGGGCGAACGCAGACGCCAGCTGGGGGGAACGCTTTCCGGCGGTGAACAGCAGATGCTGGCCATCGCGCGCGCCTTGATGAGCGAACCCAAGCTTCTGATGCTGGACGAGCCCTCCTTGGGACTCGCTCCGCTGATCGTGGAGCGGATCTTCTCCATCCTGGTGGAGATCAACGCATCGGGAGTCCCCGTGCTGCTGGTGGAGCAGAACGCCAACCAGGCGCTGAAGATCGCCCACCGCGCCTACGTCCTTTCCACCGGCACCCTGGTGCGCGAAGGAACTGGACAGGAATTGCTCGCCTCCGACGAAATCCGTCGCGCCTACCTCGGCGGCGACTGA
- a CDS encoding S8 family serine peptidase, translated as MLSLLLTMSLFASGDTRWLQLCDKETTAPKGSLAWENAPLREDLLDSLKGRGWTLRHAYKWENKISAIAGANSGLPPCVSDVGAVATAKSPQKPLPVAARSARTAGVDEYTLAIKTIWDTMGIESVRGWLAKSKLQAPGAGVTIAVIDGLFVRKHLAFTGMSIKDTFDFVRNSNDPWDRSNADWSDTHGTTTTSLIGSSWEGIPGIAPAATFLLYRAEDAASESTQEEDNLAAAFVRAVDSGADVISVSLGYRFLDDNNSIPLHPWEQYNGRTLVASRAATAAARHGAVVVVAAGNEGRVGKRSIGSPADADSVLTVSALDGSLALCNQTWAPSYGPTADGRQKPDIAAFGCSVPVAAGPNFDSRTMTEGTSVATPLVAGLAALARQSLGPKWTADEIRLKILHSGHLWPAQDTGLGAGLPDLRRISEIKSFLQLPGSPPPNSSRPGLILNQGVLRFSASSATLGSTLGVEISDAFGRQIFQRESMWRGEAIWKPSSANQAKPGLLFARWWGDYGKGSTRLLIVP; from the coding sequence GTGCTCTCCCTCCTACTGACCATGTCCTTGTTCGCGTCCGGCGACACCCGCTGGCTGCAACTGTGCGACAAGGAAACCACGGCACCGAAGGGCTCTCTCGCCTGGGAAAACGCCCCCCTACGCGAAGATTTGCTGGATTCGCTGAAGGGACGTGGCTGGACACTGCGTCATGCCTACAAGTGGGAGAACAAGATTTCCGCCATCGCGGGCGCCAACTCCGGCCTCCCCCCTTGCGTGTCGGATGTTGGCGCTGTCGCCACGGCAAAGTCGCCACAAAAACCGCTGCCTGTTGCCGCTCGTTCGGCCCGCACCGCCGGTGTGGACGAATACACTCTCGCGATCAAGACCATCTGGGACACCATGGGCATCGAGTCCGTTCGAGGATGGCTCGCCAAGTCCAAGCTGCAAGCCCCAGGTGCTGGCGTGACCATCGCGGTCATCGATGGCCTTTTTGTTCGCAAGCACCTCGCGTTCACTGGAATGTCGATCAAAGACACCTTCGATTTCGTCAGAAACTCCAACGATCCGTGGGATCGAAGCAATGCCGATTGGTCGGACACGCATGGCACGACCACGACAAGCCTGATCGGCAGCTCTTGGGAGGGCATCCCTGGAATCGCTCCCGCAGCCACGTTCCTGCTCTACAGGGCCGAGGATGCCGCGAGCGAATCCACCCAGGAAGAAGACAATTTGGCCGCCGCCTTTGTCCGCGCCGTGGACAGCGGGGCGGATGTGATCTCCGTCTCATTGGGGTATCGGTTTCTGGACGACAACAACTCCATTCCCCTCCATCCGTGGGAACAGTACAACGGCCGCACTCTCGTTGCATCCCGAGCAGCCACCGCAGCGGCACGCCATGGCGCCGTTGTGGTGGTGGCCGCCGGAAACGAGGGGCGCGTCGGCAAACGTTCCATCGGATCGCCCGCCGATGCGGATTCTGTCCTGACCGTCAGTGCATTGGATGGATCCTTGGCCTTGTGCAACCAAACATGGGCGCCAAGCTACGGCCCGACAGCGGATGGCCGACAAAAACCGGACATCGCCGCGTTTGGATGCTCGGTTCCCGTGGCCGCAGGACCAAATTTCGATAGCCGCACAATGACCGAAGGGACCTCCGTCGCGACCCCTCTCGTTGCAGGTCTCGCCGCACTGGCAAGACAATCCCTGGGCCCGAAATGGACCGCCGACGAGATCCGCTTGAAGATCCTTCATTCCGGACACCTGTGGCCCGCACAAGACACAGGGCTTGGGGCCGGCCTCCCCGATCTGCGCAGGATCTCCGAAATCAAATCTTTTCTACAATTGCCTGGAAGCCCCCCCCCCAATTCCTCGCGACCGGGATTGATCCTGAATCAGGGCGTATTGCGGTTCTCGGCGTCATCCGCAACTCTCGGTAGCACCTTGGGCGTGGAAATATCCGACGCCTTCGGCCGTCAGATTTTCCAACGCGAATCCATGTGGCGCGGCGAGGCGATTTGGAAGCCAAGCTCCGCGAATCAAGCCAAGCCGGGGCTTTTGTTTGCGCGGTGGTGGGGCGATTACGGAAAAGGCTCCACGAGACTTCTCATCGTTCCGTAA
- a CDS encoding isoprenylcysteine carboxylmethyltransferase family protein, which yields MNLTLFGTTFQFTHWFWIFVAVFSLRNLAETLLVRGRASGENGKRTGSTSLALFVISYFVAGFGTGFFLTLRTPHPTLFWVGILCFAVLHRVRTWILHDHLKEGWNPFTTPRSDSTLATDGPYRFLRHPLYALHLFELGCLWLILPNPVAMIAWLVDLAATLARIPGEESLLEARYGDQWRDYAKRTHRLVPWIW from the coding sequence ATGAACTTGACGCTTTTTGGCACCACCTTCCAGTTCACCCACTGGTTCTGGATCTTCGTCGCGGTCTTTTCCTTGCGCAACCTGGCGGAGACCTTGTTGGTGCGCGGCAGGGCATCCGGCGAAAACGGCAAACGAACCGGAAGCACAAGCCTTGCCCTGTTCGTGATCTCCTATTTCGTGGCAGGGTTCGGAACCGGATTTTTCCTGACCTTGCGCACTCCGCATCCCACCCTCTTCTGGGTCGGAATCCTTTGCTTCGCCGTGCTGCACCGTGTGCGGACCTGGATCCTGCACGACCACCTCAAGGAGGGCTGGAACCCTTTCACCACTCCCCGATCCGATTCCACGCTGGCCACCGATGGACCGTACCGCTTCCTCCGCCATCCCCTCTACGCGCTCCATCTGTTCGAGCTGGGATGTTTGTGGCTGATCCTGCCCAATCCCGTCGCGATGATCGCCTGGCTGGTGGATTTGGCCGCCACTCTCGCCCGCATCCCCGGCGAAGAGAGTCTTCTGGAAGCGCGCTACGGGGATCAATGGCGAGACTATGCGAAGCGTACGCACCGACTGGTTCCTTGGATCTGGTGA
- the pnp gene encoding polyribonucleotide nucleotidyltransferase — MGLLNDTKREVSIEIAPGKVISIQVGKLAKQAHGSAVVRCGDTMVMVTACEGNPAAFDFFPLTVEYRESAWSAGRIPGGYFKREGKPSEKEILTCRVIDRPLRPSFPDGYKNEVQVIGTVISADDKNDPDVLALVGGAAAIWLSPRFPVAEPIAGCRVIMVDGEFIVNPTYQESERAELEMVMAASEKSISMVEGGAFEVPEEKLIEAMEVGHQAIRKIIAGIKQLQAEMGIVKNAWAAPAKDEALYARVKALVEAKFLATFRGKHPKTVLYPALDAIKVEAKAALSDIEDAAILKTAMAYLDDIKRDAMREVILTDGIRPDGRTTDQTRQAECEVTVLPRAHGSALFQRGETLGLVSATLGTRTDEQRIDSLRGETFKNYMLHYNFPPYSVGEVKRVGSTGRREIGHGHLAERSLAPVLPTPDSFPYTLRIVSEILESNGSSSMASVCGGSLALMDAGVPIKEPVAGIAMGLIAEGSRMAILSDITGTEDHLGDMDFKICGTTQGITGFQMDIKLDDGLPKEVLRKALDQARQGRANFLVSMNAALSQSRKEISQFAPAILSLKIPEDKIRELIGPGGKVIRGIQEESGAVVNVDDSGNVTISAVVRKAGQKAYRMIQEMMMEAEVGKTYPNAKVKSITSFGAFVEFLPGKEGLVHISELENRRVEKVEDVVALGDQISVKCIGIDGQGKVRLSRKATLGE; from the coding sequence ATGGGTCTACTCAACGACACCAAGCGGGAGGTCTCGATCGAGATCGCCCCGGGCAAGGTCATTTCCATCCAGGTCGGAAAGCTTGCCAAGCAAGCCCACGGCTCGGCTGTCGTCCGTTGCGGCGACACCATGGTCATGGTGACCGCCTGCGAAGGCAATCCCGCCGCGTTCGACTTCTTCCCGCTCACGGTGGAATACCGTGAAAGCGCCTGGTCCGCTGGTCGGATTCCAGGTGGCTATTTCAAGCGTGAAGGCAAGCCGTCGGAAAAGGAAATCCTGACCTGCCGCGTCATCGATCGCCCGCTTCGCCCCTCGTTCCCTGACGGGTACAAGAACGAAGTCCAGGTCATCGGCACCGTCATTTCCGCCGACGACAAGAACGATCCGGACGTGCTGGCACTGGTCGGTGGCGCTGCCGCCATCTGGCTCTCGCCGCGCTTCCCCGTTGCAGAACCGATCGCCGGTTGCCGCGTGATCATGGTGGATGGCGAATTCATCGTCAATCCCACCTACCAGGAATCCGAGCGCGCCGAGCTGGAAATGGTGATGGCGGCTTCCGAGAAGTCCATCTCCATGGTCGAAGGCGGCGCTTTCGAAGTTCCGGAAGAGAAGCTGATCGAAGCGATGGAAGTGGGCCACCAGGCCATCCGCAAGATCATCGCCGGCATCAAGCAGTTGCAAGCCGAGATGGGCATCGTGAAGAACGCCTGGGCCGCTCCCGCCAAAGACGAAGCTCTCTATGCTCGCGTCAAGGCGCTGGTGGAAGCCAAGTTCCTCGCGACGTTCCGTGGCAAGCACCCCAAGACCGTGTTGTATCCTGCTCTGGATGCCATCAAGGTCGAGGCCAAGGCCGCCCTTTCCGACATCGAAGACGCAGCGATCCTCAAGACCGCCATGGCCTATCTCGATGACATCAAGCGCGACGCCATGCGCGAAGTGATCTTGACGGACGGAATCCGTCCCGACGGCCGCACGACCGACCAGACTCGCCAGGCCGAGTGCGAAGTCACCGTGCTGCCTCGTGCGCATGGTTCGGCACTGTTCCAGCGTGGGGAAACCTTGGGCCTCGTTTCGGCGACCCTCGGAACCCGCACGGACGAACAGCGCATCGACAGCCTCCGCGGCGAAACCTTCAAGAACTACATGCTGCACTACAACTTCCCCCCGTACTCCGTGGGCGAAGTCAAGCGCGTGGGTTCCACCGGTCGTCGCGAAATCGGACACGGACACTTGGCCGAGCGTTCGCTCGCTCCAGTGCTTCCCACTCCGGACAGCTTCCCGTACACCTTGCGCATCGTCTCGGAAATCCTCGAGTCCAACGGCTCCTCCAGCATGGCTTCGGTCTGCGGCGGATCGCTGGCTCTCATGGATGCCGGTGTGCCCATCAAGGAGCCCGTGGCCGGTATCGCCATGGGCCTGATCGCCGAAGGAAGCCGCATGGCCATCCTTTCGGACATCACCGGAACCGAAGATCACCTGGGCGACATGGATTTCAAGATCTGTGGCACCACCCAGGGCATCACCGGCTTCCAGATGGACATCAAGCTGGATGACGGTTTGCCCAAGGAAGTTCTGCGCAAGGCGTTGGATCAGGCCCGTCAGGGTCGCGCCAACTTCCTGGTGTCCATGAACGCCGCCCTCTCGCAGAGCCGCAAGGAAATCTCGCAGTTCGCCCCTGCCATCTTGAGCCTGAAGATTCCGGAAGACAAAATCCGTGAATTGATCGGCCCGGGCGGCAAGGTCATCCGCGGAATCCAGGAAGAGTCCGGAGCGGTCGTCAATGTGGACGATTCGGGCAACGTCACCATCTCCGCCGTCGTGCGCAAGGCGGGCCAGAAGGCCTACCGCATGATCCAGGAAATGATGATGGAAGCCGAAGTCGGCAAGACCTACCCCAATGCCAAGGTGAAGTCCATCACGAGCTTCGGCGCGTTCGTGGAATTCCTCCCCGGCAAGGAAGGTCTTGTGCACATCTCCGAGCTGGAAAATCGTCGTGTGGAGAAGGTCGAAGACGTCGTGGCTCTGGGCGACCAGATCAGCGTCAAGTGCATCGGCATCGACGGTCAGGGCAAGGTTCGCTTGTCCCGCAAGGCCACTCTCGGCGAGTGA
- the rpsO gene encoding 30S ribosomal protein S15, translated as MSTITAEKKQELIGKFGAKAADSGSTEVQIALLTERITNLTEHVKANPNDVHNRRGLLILVSKRRRLLDYLAKTNLEGYRALIKTLSIRR; from the coding sequence ATGTCGACTATCACCGCTGAGAAGAAGCAAGAATTGATCGGAAAATTTGGGGCCAAGGCCGCGGATTCCGGATCCACCGAGGTGCAGATCGCTCTGCTGACCGAGCGGATCACCAACCTGACCGAGCACGTCAAGGCCAACCCCAACGACGTGCACAATCGTCGTGGACTGTTGATCTTGGTGTCCAAGCGTCGTCGTCTGCTGGATTATCTGGCGAAGACCAACCTTGAGGGGTATCGCGCGTTGATCAAGACCCTCAGCATCCGCCGCTAA
- a CDS encoding permease: MELIDALWSTLAQIAPYLLLGLFISGLLHVLVPAGWIAKTLAGTGPSAVVKAALIGIPMPLCSCAVVPVAEHLRRDGAGKGATATFLATTPSTGVDSAAATWGMLGPLFSLIRLGYAFVSGVLLGWLIDAATKSDPTPARPVEPEIVEEASCGLPSHSHRKGVVHLAKDVFEHGFGDILFSLRKWLLIGIGIGGFLSWLVPFGGLGSWVANPLLAYAAMLLASGPLYVCATGSIPIAASLVANGMSPGAALVFLTVGPATNTTTLGFIGSKLGKKSLVIYLAVVVLSSIGVGAIIDVVGASWHTSASIPCHTSLAWWEHAAAGILLVLMFRDLRFPKSKTKGATLKISIPSISCGNCVRHVTRALESVPGAQVQSVEVATKIAMVGGTASSADLLAALDRDGYPGKLLEG; the protein is encoded by the coding sequence ATGGAACTCATTGATGCCTTGTGGTCCACTCTCGCCCAGATCGCCCCCTACCTCCTGTTGGGGTTGTTCATCTCCGGATTGCTGCATGTGCTGGTGCCGGCCGGATGGATCGCCAAGACCCTTGCGGGAACAGGGCCGTCCGCTGTGGTCAAGGCCGCGCTGATTGGCATCCCGATGCCGCTTTGCTCGTGCGCGGTGGTACCGGTGGCCGAACACCTCCGGCGCGATGGGGCAGGCAAAGGGGCAACGGCCACGTTCCTGGCGACCACTCCCAGCACGGGAGTGGATTCGGCCGCCGCCACTTGGGGGATGCTGGGGCCGCTCTTCAGTCTGATCCGCCTCGGGTATGCCTTCGTTTCCGGCGTTCTGTTGGGATGGCTGATCGATGCCGCCACCAAGTCGGATCCAACACCAGCCCGTCCAGTCGAGCCAGAAATTGTCGAGGAAGCCAGCTGTGGACTCCCGAGTCATTCCCATCGCAAAGGCGTGGTGCACCTTGCAAAGGATGTGTTCGAACATGGCTTTGGCGACATCCTGTTTTCGCTGCGCAAGTGGCTGTTGATCGGGATCGGGATCGGAGGGTTTCTCTCGTGGCTGGTGCCGTTCGGTGGCCTGGGGTCGTGGGTCGCCAATCCATTGTTGGCCTACGCTGCGATGCTGTTGGCCTCAGGGCCGCTCTATGTGTGCGCCACGGGTTCGATCCCCATCGCGGCGAGCCTTGTCGCCAACGGCATGAGTCCGGGAGCGGCGCTGGTGTTCCTCACGGTGGGTCCCGCCACCAACACCACCACCTTGGGATTCATCGGGTCCAAGTTGGGTAAAAAGAGTCTGGTCATCTACCTGGCGGTCGTGGTTCTCTCTTCCATCGGGGTGGGGGCGATCATCGACGTCGTGGGAGCTTCTTGGCACACCTCGGCGAGCATCCCGTGCCACACCTCCTTGGCCTGGTGGGAGCATGCGGCGGCAGGGATCCTCCTGGTGCTGATGTTCCGCGACCTTCGTTTCCCCAAATCCAAAACCAAAGGAGCGACCTTGAAAATCTCGATCCCGTCCATTTCCTGCGGCAACTGCGTGCGGCACGTGACCCGCGCGCTGGAATCTGTACCTGGTGCCCAGGTGCAATCGGTGGAGGTGGCCACCAAAATCGCCATGGTGGGCGGGACCGCCTCCAGTGCGGATTTGTTGGCGGCGCTGGATCGCGATGGGTACCCGGGGAAGCTGCTGGAGGGTTGA